The genomic interval TTTTCAACGCGGCGAATAGCGCCACGAACCGGGTAAACATCATCGTCCCTGATTAGATCTCTAGCGCCGAGACCTGTGGCATTGACAATAGCATCCGCTTTGTAGTCTATCAGCAATCTCTGGCCGGTTTGTCTTAGATCTTTCACTTCTCGGGTCTCGAGTGTTGCCCCTTTTCGCTGGATAAGGGCCATGAGATAGGCTAAGGCTTTGTCGGTATTGATAATCGGAGCCTTATGGGTATAACCGCTTTGGAATTCTTTTCCACCATAGCTTAGATTGATGAATGATTTGTTGAATCGTTGTGCGATTGCGTCTCTGTCCGGGTACACCTCAACATCGCCAATCCTCGTATTTACAGCAGCATACTTCTCATAATGTTCACTCCTTGGCAATCTTGTGTTGCACGAAGTGATAACATCCTCATAGAAAAATTGATGAAGTTTGGCAACAGAGAGACCAAACGAGTGTCCTCCTTTCTCATGCTCATTAGAAACCTCAGCATACTTCATGTAGAAGTTGTAGCTTTGCATAGCCCATTCTCGATAATGGTCCACAGTAGCCCAGCCAGCACCCAGAGATTCGATTTCAGTCAAGCCACATCCCCCGGGGGGCATCTCCCACAAAGCCCCTGCAATCTGGGAAGTGATGCGGGGCTCGCCGAAGTCCCAAGTGCGTGCCCACTCTTTGGCAAGAATTGTCACTCGGATGCCCTTGTCGAGAAGCATCCATGCGACTAGCAGTCCGCTGACACCACCGCCGATGATTAGAACGTGTCGGCTTTCGGCGTTGAGGTCTTTCAGCGGGGCATCGCTGGTCGATACCTTGAACGCACGTGCCCCTGGAGTGTATTGGCTGGGGTGTACTGTTACTGTGTGTGCAGTTGGCATGGTACTTGGATTGGGGAAATGTATATGAGTTCTGTGATAGGGCTTGGAGCTGATTACTTTGGACTGTTCAATACTTCAAGTTGGTCTGGATGGAATAGCGGGTCACAACAGGGATCCTCGTGGTATTTATAGTCTGAGATCTATTAGCACTTATACGATGACACGCTTTGTGGCATTGCGTGGGTTGGATAGCAAAGTTCATTCTGCTATGAGGGATATTCGTCCAGCCTCGTATGTCTGAAGATTCTCCAATAAAAGTTTGTCGCTGGTCCAAACACCTCCCTTGACAATAGCAAGCGCCAAATCATATGCGATGAAGCTTGCACATGTAGTTCTGAGCAGAGCATCTGATGACCGGTTAGCTTCCTCATGAGCACTGGAAGTCTAATGCGCCTTCTAGAGTGGTGAAAGCCTCGCGTACAGGGCCGAGTTACGCTATACTATGCTTTGGCAAACGTGTTGACAATACTCCGCGTGCTACATCCCAGATGCATGATGCAGGAAGTTGCAGCCCTCGTAGACCTAGCTCGtgagacgaagaaaagtTAAATCTAGACTTCTTTCTTAAGCAGGATTACTAGCAAGATAGCCCAGAGTATGTCGATCCGATGTCTGTGCTATTGAGGCTCTCCCTTCTATTGCGGCATCATTGGCTATCGTCGTATCCTAAAGCAAGGGGCATAATGGGTTCCTTTCCACGTGGAACGCTTCAAATATGGGAATTAGTGCACAGTGGTGCTGAACACCACAGAGTATCAATAACACGGCCTGTTGCGGTACAGATAGGgacaataaaaatatatctgaTCTTCAATTACTCATACATTGCACAATATCCTCAACCAGCCACAACTTTACGTTGACGGTCCGCGCCGGCAATCGCGCGGGCCGCATGcgtgtatatacatacatacattttGGCCATAGTATATCTACAGTGAAGAAAGCACTGCATCACGCTCACATCGGTAGGATGATGTGGGTGGGGTGTGAAGAGTACCGAGCGTGGGCAATTGCGCTAACACCTGAGAGGAAGTATTTCGCGAACCGAACCCCTTTTATGTGAGGCATTTCAATCTAGTACACTGGCCCACTATGCTGCATACTCTATTCACCGGACTGTGATGTTGCATGTTTTCATTGCAGAGGTCTAGAATTAGCCCATCATGTGATAGACTATGCCCTTTCTTCGGCTCGCTCTTCGGCAGAATCCGGTGACTTTGCAAAGATTCGTACTCAGTAACCCAAACAAGCAAAGCCTTGTCCCTTCGGATCAATATTCCTACAGCCAAGACTAAAGTGAGGCTCCATCGGTAGTAGTAACTTGAGCACTAACAAACCCAGTAGCCCATCATAAGGCATCAGTGCCTCTCTGATTAGATATGGTAGACGCGACGATCAGTCTCGTGGCTGGGTCATGTTCAGTAGCTAGTTGCAATCTGCCGGAAAGTTGTGAAGATCACCACACCAAAAGCACATTTGATCTGTTTTTCTGGCATAAGATATGCTGGATGATATCACATATGATAGACTAGTGTCTTCATGTTATCTAGTTATGGGCCTATTAAAACTGGGACTGAGACAACTGTACCGTTCCTCAAGTATCGCCCCACTCCAAGATGATTGATTCTGAATGAGGTCCAAACGTTATTGGTTGGAAATTGGGCTTTTGATTCATATTGAAGCCTTGAACGCTATGGCTTTTACCCCGCTATGTGGGGCAGTAGAGCACGACATTGATTGTCGTTGCATGACTCGCTCGCGATTGAAGGAGAACCTATCAGGTTTGTTCAAGAGAGGGTCGTCTTAATGAGGTAACATCCATAGCTAATGGTGCATATTGGTTCGTGAAAAGCGAAGCCAGTCACATCACTTATTCGATTAGTTGTTTTCGAAATGGGCAATATCGATTTATTGTTCTATGTAACTCTAGATCCAAGATTGCACCACATGTCCGAGGGAGAAGGTGCCTAGGGGCTtttaaaattgaaaaatTCTAGTTCCCATCTGTCTGTAGCCTTGTCGCTTCTATTTTCGCTCCGGGTGTGGCTGTTATTGACAAATAACGAATGCCAAAGCAACTTGAGACTTCGAAGGACATCCCCTGCTCCTCAAGACATAGTTCCTACATGCCATTTGTAGATCCTATTGGCGAAGTTATGCCCCTTCTGCAGAGGCCCGAACACGACGGAATCATTGTCACAAGGAGTCAATCCCAGCCAATGTGGCAGTTAGCCCAGTTCATGAGTAATGATGATAGCCTCAAGGCACAAGTGGCACAGAAGGCGCCCAGACCATCGCGAAAGCTCACGTAACCAAAGGAGATGTTAGAAGTGTGAGTTTTAGACattttcatcatcttcatttgTGTATGAGGCTGAATAATACGACAGTATAACTGATAGGTCTGGTGGTGGAAGTTGTTCACGCTTTGCACCATACTCAAGCAGCAGACTGACCACATCCTGGTGTTCGTTCGCATCAGCACATGCGAGTGCTGTCATGCGATGCCAGTTTTTGCGCTCCAGATCAGGAGGACCCTTTTCAAGCAGTAATTTAACCACAACCTTATCTCCGTTCTTAGCGGCGTGTATCAGTGGTGTATTactatcctcatcctcgcaGTTCATATCGGCACCTCTTTCGAGCAGCAGGCTGACTAGACCCTTATGTCCCTGTATAGCAGCCCATATCAGTGGTGTGtagtcttcctcatctttaCACTCGATATCAGCACCATTATCAAGTAGTAACCTAGCCACATGCTCATGTCCCTGAAAAGTAGCGATTAGCAGTGGTGTGCAATCAATGATGCGATCAATGAACTCTCCATGTCCAGGATTGGCACCATTTTCAAGTAACAGTCTGACAATGCCCTCATCTCATGTCCTCTGCTAGAAGCATATGCTAGTGGCGTGCAACCGCTATCATCTCCGTGCTAGATATTCGCACCCTTTTCGACTAGCAGCCTAAATATTCTCTCGTGGCCCTTCTTAGCAGCCCAAATTAATGGGGTATAACCCTTCGTATCTCCATACTCCGGATTAGCACCCTTTTCAAGTAACAGTCTGGCCACACCCTCATGTCCTTCCATCGCGGCATATGTTAGGGATGTACAATCACCACAATCCATACGATTGACGAAAGCACCTTTTTCAAGCAGTAGCTTAACAACACCTTCGTGTCCATTTTTGGCAGCGCATATTAGTGCTGTGGAGGCCGTATAGTCTTCATTCTCCAGGTTAGCACCCTTTTCGAGCAACAATCTAACCaaatcttcatctccatTGGATGCAGCATATATCAGTGGTGTGCAGTCATTCTTATCTTTGCAGTCTATATTGGCGCCTCTTTGAAGCATTGTCTCTATAGTTGAGATATGTCCTTTTTTGGAGTACTATGACAGTGATGAGCCAGAACACTTAATATCATGACTGTATAGCGGGACCATTCGTTGAATAGCGTAGACACGGGAAGTTGTCAATAACATAGAGAGAACATCCTTCGCAGTCGGGAGGTTTTCAATGATTAGAAGCAGTACCTCATTTGGAAGGTCGAGGAGAGGCATTGGAAGGATAGAAGTAGTCTTGTGATTACAGTTGTTCAACAACTCTGATTAAATATATCCGCTTTACTGATTGGAATAATAAATGCAGTGAGGTCGTTGGGTAAAACGAagcaggagagaaaagagttTGATCTCAACCTCAGCTGAATTCCATATTATCACATGACCAGTATACACACCATACCAGAAGTAGTAACACTGTGGCGCAGGCTACCCAGTAGTGGATCTTAATTATTCTTCATTCACGGAGTAGTATGGAGTACATTGTGTGTATAGCCAGGTACCGCAACCAAAACATGTTTAAATGGCTCTTATAGAGAGCGAAAAGGACACTCTGTGGGGCGATCTACAGTATTCcaacaaaaatataatcttttttatttttagaacTCCATATTCACGGAGTCAGTAATGCCGTAGGTATTGATATCAGTATCGTACCTAATGCCGAATGACAGTCTCACAAAGCAAGCCgctcaatatcctcattAGCATCCCCATGCGAAAAGAAATTGCTAATATTCGAACTCTTCCGCTTCAACCACCGCTTCCACCACCACTCCCCATGCTGATCCTGATGCACATCACACGGCAACAAAATAGCATGATCCAACGCATGCGGCAAACCACGATGCCTCCCCCGCACCTGCATAGCAATAATGATCAACTTCGACATCGGGTTAAACTGCGCACTGAGACTCGTCTCCGTCTTTGGATAGCCCAACGAGAGCCCCACCGTTCCATACGCGGAGACAATCTCGAACAGAagtgggaaaagagagaacgCGAAGTCGCGGCCGTGGGTTTGTTGGATCCGCTTGCCCTCTGTGAcggagatgaggaagaaccCGAGCATCACGTACCACAGGTCAAATCCGAGTTGGCGCTGGATGTGGGCGGCCAGGCCGTGGGGGTTGGGTTTGTCTTCGTCGTCGTAGATGCCGAGGCTTTTTTCTTCGTAGACGTTAGTTTTGCGGATGGCGATTGCGATTGGGAACGCCGAGATGTACATCATTACTACGAAGGAGACTTGGACTGCGGGGTGGAGTGTCCCGAGAGAGGTGATTGAGAAGCCGGCAGTTCGGGTGGAGGCGATTTGGAATAGCCCGTCTACGAGACGGAGACCGGGTGAGAAGGGATTGCTTTGTGGGTTCTGTGGGAACATCACTACTTAGTTGACATGTTTGCAGACGTACTATACAATGTCGAACTCACCTCTTGAAGTGtgtagaaaacaaaaaggtcCAGAGCGTTGAGCAGGAGGAGAACACCTGCTAGTCTCCACGTCTCTGATCCAGGAAAGAGCATCGTAAAGCATCGTCGGGGATGTTCGAGCAAATAATGTACCTCGTCGTCTAACGGAGACCCGTACGTTGTAAATTTGGATATCAACCAGATGATCAAGCGCAGCATGCACGGAAAGCCTGTGTTCCCGATAACCACCAAAAAGGTCATCACTAATAGTGGAAATGCGGCGTTTCGGAACGAAGCCATGGAGTCGGGGCTCAAAGTATACCCTAGATCATGAAAAGCTGAACCAGCAGTAAATACTGCCCACCACGGTCGGTTCAAACCCATGTCTTTGACCATCCCTCCATACTTGGAGTCCATCATAATCCACGGAATAAACAGGATAATGCCGAGTAGATGGAAAGCCAGAAAGTACCCGACCAAGATGACCATCAATGTTTTCAACGCCCTGTATTCGATCCCTCCTAGCTCTTCCTTCTGATCCTCATCCCAGTCGGAATAACTCGCAATCGAATGCTGCCACATCAACGACGGCAAAACAGGCGTGTTTGGGCTGTCTGTCCGTGGGAAAGCTTCATTGACTGCCTCAGAAAACGAGCGACGACGAGAAAAAGAGGATCGTCGCTTCTGTCTTGCTTCATAGTCCCTGTCAGATTCATAAAATGTGATACGTGGACTAGAAGGGCCTATGGCAGCTGGCTTGAAAGTTTGGTAACCGACGGGAGACTGATCCCCGACTTGTGTCTTGGGAGATGCTCCAGGGGAGATCTCGTCGTCCGTACTTCCGAGTAGGGGTTGCTCTTCGTCGTCCCTATCTGAAGAGTCAAATGCAGTAGTAGTCGTATCTGTCGTATCCGTAATAGTTCTGTTCAAGCCTATCGGCCTTCGGGCTTCATAGTCGAGTGCCTGGTTCATTCGCTGTCGCTGACTGTGACATACTGCTTTGGCCTCACGGATGGCACTTTTGAAGCGTTTCCGAAACCAGTAAATCCTGATCAAAACAAGTAATGTATGAAGGAACACTACGTTGGTCACCATAGGGACCAGCCATAGCGTTATCTGTTGCGATATATGCAGATCTTTCAGGTCGATGGGATTGAGCCCAGTTTGGGTAGCGGCACCGGAGGCGAGAAGCAAGGCATCGACAAAACTTAGACCCCCTGGAATGTAAAGAATGATTGAAGCCACCAGAGCCCAGATGatgatataaaaataatGATGGTGAAGTCGTAGGGGAGAGGAATCAGCCTGTGGCTCAGGGTAGGGGGGCATGGAGGGAAGAGGGTCTAGTCGCGAAATACCCTCCAGAAGGTCTGCGGCACGGGTGTAAggacgagaaggaaaaattCACGATCGTGGCAGTGAGCAGGAGTAACATGTCTAAAATAAATACTGTGGGATCATCGTGAAGTGAGGAGGTCAAAGTTGAGTGGCTGCGGATACCCTGAGAAATGCCTCATTCTCATGGCTCTAATGGTTTTGCCGGCACTACGCCCTAGTTTTGTAAGCGTTACAAAAAGCATGTAACTGTAGCTCCTGTGGGGCTTTTATAGGCCGGAAGTACTCAGTACCAAAGATTTCACTCGAGAAAATCCTGACGCAATTGTGCGACAGGATCAAGGAGGCAACAGCTGAAGGAAGGGAGGCGAATTTTTAGGGCCAGACCCATTGATTGCTCCGTTTAATCACTCATGCTTCCGCCATTGACATCAACGAATTCTCCCCGGACCCAAGGATCGTCAACCTAATTCCGTATAAGCATAAGCGAGGAGATAAATCAAGAAGGAAAATTAAACAAAAACATAGACGGAGTAGACGTCACGCAACTGCTCCCTCGTATCAATGTGGTAGTCCAACCACGTGACACATTTATATATGAACAATCCTCAGAAGGTTCTCGGTATGATCTCCTAAACGTCACCTTTGCTCTCCTATAAGCAAACACTATGCAAACCTTGTCGCTTTGCGTAATGTTAGCTGTGATGTGAGATCCAAATGTAAAGGTTGTCCCGAAAAGTCACTTTATTGTTCGACCGTATACGAAACAACTCTCCTGTTTTTAAGATTCTGAGATATGTCGTGCTGCACCCACAGAATATGTCTGGCCTGCTAATATTGACGAAATAACAGTCTGAAACATCTCATACCTCGAGTACAGACCTTTTCTAGAGTTAGAACGGCGGATGTACACCCAAGGTGTCCCTGACGGTTCCCTAGTTGGAGTGCTACAGAGTCCTGTTACATGCCACCCTTCTGTTCCATTATACGCAAATCCAGGAGATATTATACCTTCTTAGCAGTATTCATATAGCTGGTTTATATGGAAGGCGAGTGCGCGTTTGGATTAATAGGGAGATTGATATGTGAGCTCGGTCACTAAAGAAATACAGCGATAAAATAGTCGATATTGCTACGAAAGAAAACAGTAATCAAGGCAATTGCGCATGTAAGACAGAAGTGGCTTATTAACCTCAGATTCTGCAAGGTGGATACTTGGTGGTAAAAGTGTCGAGTATACGGGTTCTCCTTCCACCATTCACTGCCCACATGGCTCCTTACCTGTAATTCACTATGCGTGCCCTCCCCAAACAGCTGTCTCAACTCCTCCAAGCCTTCCAGTCTACTGTCCTTATTCACACAGCAAAATACCCTTTCCATCAGGGATCTCTCCAATCACCATGGCGGAGTCACTGGCTAGTATCATCAAGCTATCTGTACGCGAACCATATCAACAAAGCCCCGTTATCGAAACTGACACAAACTAGCTACCCCTGGCAAATGAAGACCTCGGACGCCTCATTAGACGTATCGAGAAGCACGGTCCATTCGAAAATACTCTGACCGTTACTTTCGCGCAGGAACACGTACAGTCCATATTACTTGAAAAGCCTAATCTGCAGACCATAACGGTACAAAAGGTGTCACAGGGACAAACCAGCGATGACACACTCACGAAGACCACCCAAAAGGCCAGACGCGTGAAGGTACGTCGCGTCTTATCGTGTCGAAGATGATTCTTTAATACACGAGGATTGACAGATGGCCTTCCTTTTAGAGACCGTCAAccttgaagctggaggcGCCATCACAGAAAAACAAGACGGAAATCAGTATCCAATCAGAGGAATCATCCACAACTCAACAAGCCTTAGGCATGATAAACATCGCGAACCTTAGCGAACAAGAGACAGCCGACCTGATCACAATCATGTGTCCAGCCGACTTGGCGGGCGTGAAATGCAATCAGGCAGATTGCAAGTTTCTTAGACGATGTGAGGTCAGTCTCACATTTCTCGTCCCTTACCTGTTACTGACATGGTACTCATAACATATTTTCCGCAAGATAATAGTCTATGCAAGAACATGAATCCATCATCTGTGCCATGGAAAGATGCACCTATATCCACGGTTTAAAAGTTTCGTGCCTGAAGATCCTCGAGAAGAGAGGTTG from Aspergillus flavus chromosome 7, complete sequence carries:
- a CDS encoding putative ankyrin repeat-containing protein, which gives rise to MPPYPEPQADSSPLRLHHHYFYIIIWALVASIILYIPGGLSFVDALLLASGAATQTGLNPIDLKDLHISQQITLWLVPMVTNVVFLHTLLVLIRIYWFRKRFKSAIREAKAVCHSQRQRMNQALDYEARRPIGLNRTITDTTDTTTTAFDSSDRDDEEQPLLGSTDDEISPGASPKTQVGDQSPVGYQTFKPAAIGPSSPRITFYESDRDYEARQKRRSSFSRRRSFSEAVNEAFPRTDSPNTPVLPSLMWQHSIASYSDWDEDQKEELGGIEYRALKTLMVILVGYFLAFHLLGIILFIPWIMMDSKYGGMVKDMGLNRPWWAVFTAGSAFHDLGYTLSPDSMASFRNAAFPLLVMTFLVVIGNTGFPCMLRLIIWLISKFTTYGSPLDDEVHYLLEHPRRCFTMLFPGSETWRLAGVLLLLNALDLFVFYTLQEVSSTFNPFSPGLRLVDGLFQIASTRTAGFSITSLGTLHPAVQVSFVVMMYISAFPIAIAIRKTNVYEEKSLGIYDDEDKPNPHGLAAHIQRQLGFDLWYVMLGFFLISVTEGKRIQQTHGRDFAFSLFPLLFEIVSAYGTVGLSLGYPKTETSLSAQFNPMSKLIIIAMQVRGRHRGLPHALDHAILLPCDFIDRIIDCTPLLIATFQGHEHVARLLLDNGADIECKDEEDYTPLIWAAIQGHKGLVSLLLERGADMNCEDEDSNTPLIHAAKNGDKVVVKLLLEKGPPDLERKNWHRMTALACADANEHQDVVSLLLEYGAKREQLPPPDLSVILSYYSASYTNEDDENV